In the genome of Takifugu rubripes chromosome 18, fTakRub1.2, whole genome shotgun sequence, one region contains:
- the cntn1b gene encoding contactin 1b, which translates to MAAAALLLLGLSTCSSLTDAILFGEPRIYGDDATGYGPIFEEEPVDVVYTEDSPDGRISMNCRARANPPASYRWRRGNWEIKLMEQPDEHYSLVGGNLVINNPKKKHAGVYICVARNIYGTVISKEAQFKFGYLEEFPQEERDPVHVKEGQGAVLLCAPPNAWPEEVTYRWIFNEFPVFLNTDRRRFVSQKTGNLYISKVEAQDAGNYSCFVSSPMIGRSVFSKFISLIPLVPEEGERKYPADIRVKFQDTTAMLASNITLECFALGNPIPHIVWRKVDATDLPPNHEISESGAMLHLYNVQYDDVGGYECEAINTKGKDWHKAWVYVESAPEWAETINNTQIDIGSAHSMRCVAMGKPFPFIRWYKDGYMYGKGELKFSSLTFTDSGMYQCIAENSWGIKYANAELRVIACAPTFEFNPVKKQLLGARDGRVVIECKPRAAPRPQFRWMKGKELLFNNSRISILFDGSLEIRDATKNDEGVYTCFAENSRGKANSSGYLTITEATSITVAPEDSQVKVGEEVVLRCAASFDPMLDITFIWAIDFRVIDFDTEWQHYERLWRDDGSGDLRIKNAQIWHEGRYTCTAQTVVDSDVAYADLKVVGMPGPPGVIRVEEIGNTWVKLRWTKGADHNSPILYYTIQTRHYWALNEDDWRNASTSPAFLDGNVERAEVTDIYPWLEYQFRIIATNEHGSGEASIPSLKIKTWDAAPMVSPTNVAGYGGRNGEIVITWTPVEPWHFYGKSFGYIVAFKPHNAYDWWFETISDPETRRYVHRDSYFIPTEEDFQVREFQVKIKSFNVKGDGPYSLTQVIYYPRDVPTEPPTDVYARPVSSTEALVWWLPVVDTGTSLQQYIEGYQVKYWRKYDDPEPGANRIFVPATVNQTRLENMLPDAHYLIEVRAFNGAGLGPPGEHCEMFTKRAPPPEPPRMWRYISWTGKWLYVWWDHIQYDWFGNISFPLYYKVMFRKTGYIYGKVYITGWHFMDFPMPQVGDFELMVRGRYEGGDGPVRKIRIQGKAATMEPSLSLLALVLLALCIVGLQI; encoded by the exons ATGGCCGCCGCTGCGTTACTGCTCCTGGGTCTCTCCACCTGCTCGTCTCTTACAG ATGCCATCCTGTTCGGAGAGCCCAGGATTTATGGAG ATGATGCAACTGGATATGGACCCATATTTGAGGAGGAGCCGGTGGATGTGGTCTACACCGAGGACTCACCTGATGGGAGAATCTCCATGAACTGCAGAGCAAGAGCGAACCCGCCTGCTTCATACAg GTGGCGCCGGGGGAACTGGGAGATCAAGCTGATGGAGCAGCCTGATGAACACTACAGCCTTGTGGGGGGGAATCTGGTGATCAACAACCCCAAGAAGAAACACGCTGGGGTATACATCTGCGTGGCCAGGAACATCTACGGCACCGTCATCAGCAAGGAAGCCCAGTTCAAGTTCGGCT ATTTGGAGGAGTTTCCTCAGGAGGAAAGAGACCCGGTGCATGTCAAAGAGGGACAGGGGGCGGTCCTGCTGTGTGCTCCTCCTAATGCATGGCCAG AGGAGGTCACCTACCGCTGGATCTTCAATGAGTTCCCCGTCTTCCTGAACACCGATCGCAGGCGCTTCGTCTCCCAGAAGACGGGGAACCTTTACATCTCCAAAGTGGAAGCTCAGGACGCCGGAAACTACTCCTGCTTCGTTTCCAGCCCCATGATCGGGAGGAGCGTCTTCTCTAAGTTCATCTCGCTCATCCCCCTAGTACCTGAAGAAG GTGAGAGAAAGTACCCGGCAGACATAAGGGTAAAGTTTCAAGACACCACCGCCATGCTGGCGTCTAATATCACCCTCGAATGCTTCGCGCTCGGGAA CCCCATACCTCACATtgtttggaggaaggtggacGCCACAGACCTCCCGCCAAACCACGAGATCAGCGAATCGGGCGCCATGCTCCATCTGTACAACGTGCAGTACGACGACGTGGGCGGGTACGAGTGCGAGGCCATCAACACAAAGGGAAAGGACTGGCACAAGGCTTGGGTCTACGTGGAGT CTGCCCCAGAGTGGGCGGAAACCATCAACAACACTCAGATTGACATCGGTTCGGCTCACAGCATGCGCTGTGTGGCGATGGGGAAGCCCTTCCCATTCATCCGGTGGTACAAAGATGGATATATG TATGGGAAAGGGGAGCTGAAGTTTTCCAGTCTGACTTTTACCGACTCCGGAATGTACCAGTGTATCGCTGAAAACTCCTGGGGCATCAAATATGCCAACGCCGAGCTGCGAGTCATAG CGTGCGCTCCGACGTTCGAGTTCAACCCTGTGAAGAAGCAGCTCCTCGGAGCTAGAGATGGTCGCGTAGTGATCGAGTGCAAACCCCGAGCTGCCCCTCGACCACAGTTCAGGTGGATGAAGGGCAAAGAATTGCTCTTCAACAATTCCCG CATCTCCATCCTGTTTGATGGGAGCCTGGAAATCCGCGACGCCACCAAGAACGATGAGGGCGTCTACACGTGCTTCGCTGAGAACAGCAGAGGGAAGGCCAACAGTTCTGGCTACCTCACCATCACAG AGGCTACCAGCATTACTGTAGCCCCCGAAGACTCCCAGGTGAAGGTCGGCGAAGAGGTGGTTCTGAGGTGTGCGGCGTCATTCGACCCAATGCTGGACATCACCTTCATCTGGGCTATAGACTTCCGGGTCATCGACTTTGACACAGAGTGGCAGCACTATGAGCGTCTTTGG CGCGATGATGGCAGTGGCGATCTGAGAATAAAGAACGCCCAAATCTGGCACGAAGGGCGCTACACATGCACGGCTCAAACGGTGGTGGACAGCGACGTGGCATACGCGGATCTAAAAGTTGTAG GAATGCCCGGGCCTCCCGGTGTGATCCGTGTGGAGGAGATCGGGAACACATGGGTGAAGCTGCGGTGGACCAAAGGGGCGGATCACAATAGCCCCATCCTCTACTACACCATCCAGACCAGGCACTACTGGGCTCTGAACGAGGATGACTGGAGGAATGCCAGCACCT CTCCAGCTTTTCTCGACGGCAACGTGGAGAGGGCAGAAGTGACAGATATATACCCCTGGCTGGAGTACCAGTTCAGAATCATAGCCACCAATGAGCACGGCTCCGGAGAGGCCAGCATCCCGTCCCTCAAGATCAAAACCTGGGACGCTG CTCCCATGGTTTCGCCCACCAATGTAGCTGGTTACGGAGGCAGAAACGGCGAAATCGTCATCACGTGGACA CCTGTTGAGCCATGGCATTTCTATGGCAAGTCGTTCGGCTACATCGTGGCGTTCAAACCCCACAACGCTTACGATTGGTGGTTTGAGACCATTTCGGACCCCGAGACGAGGCGCTACGTCCACAGGGACTCTTACTTCATCCCCACTGAGGAAGACTTCCAGGTCCGAGAGTTTCAGGTGAAGATTAAGTCATTTAACGTCAAGGGCGACGGACCCTACAGCCTCACCCAAGTCATCTACTACCCAAGAGATG TACCAACCGAGCCTCCAACAGATGTGTACGCCAGACCGGTGTCCTCCACAGAAGCTCTGGTCTGGTGGCTGCCAGTGGTGGACACTGGGACGAGCCTCCAGCAGTACATCGAAGGGTACCAG GTTAAGTACTGGAGGAAGTATGATGATCCAGAGCCGGGAGCAAACCGCATATTTGTCCCCGCCACAGTCAACCAGACTCGGTTGGAGAACATGCTGCCAGACGCTCATTACCTCATCGAGGTCCGCGCTTTTAACGGCGCGGGCCTGGGACCACCCGGAGAGCATTGTGAGATGTTCACAAAGCGAGCAC CACCACCAGAACCTCCCAGGATGTGGCGCTATATCTCCTGGACCGGAAAATGGTTGTACGTGTGGTGGGATCACATCCAGTACGACTGGTTTGGGAATATCTCATTCCCACTGTACTACAAG GTCATGTTCAGGAAAACGGGCTACATCTACGGGAAGGTTTACATCACCGGCTGGCACTTCATGGACTTCCCCATGCCTCAGGTGGGAGATTTTGAGCTGATGGTTCGCGGCCGTTACGAAGGCGGAGACGGCCCAGTTAGGAAGATCAGGATTCAGG GTAAAGCAGCTACGATGGAGCCGAGCCTCAGCCTCCTGGCCCTGGTGCTGCTGGCGCTGTGCATTGTGGGATTGCAGATCTAA